The stretch of DNA cttactttaatatatacgatatttaatatatatatatatatatatatatatatatatatatgtaaattattagaagaaatatcAGCTTACAAGATAATacgttcaataaaattatttataatatgacTAAATTACTAATTgactaattattatataatcataatattatgaataattatctGATTTAATTATCGGAACTAGATTAGAAAATAtgatcatttaaataaataaaatttaccgCGCTTAAATGTAACATAACGAAGATAAGaaacatatcatatatataataaataaaaggaaaaataaaaaaaaatacatacctAGACACAAGTCAGCTACGTGCTTGGTGGCGACTGTTCCCCTCTGTTCATACGATCgctcttttataattttcagagtcacctttcttccttctccgaCACAGAAACCTTGCGTCTCACGAATGAGTAAATTTCTTTGAAGtaaagggagagagtgagagcaatactatatgtatgtgagagagacagagcgagagaaagagagagagagagagagaaagataaagagagagagagaatattcttGACCAGTTTTCAAATTTATCGCGGTCTTCTGTTGagttcgagataaaaaaaatgaacgagaaTTTAAGGAATAACattcttttataatgatttgttCGATTTATCATTCAATTTATGACATATTTCACAACGTATCTCTTTTATCGTCCTTACGTACGAATACCGGTTGTTCATTACATAcatttatctttgtttctctaaCAAAGTGATATGCAATTAGAGCTACCCTTCTTGTTACGTACGagtaatatgtgtatatttcgTGATGCGAAAGTAAAAAAGCATAttcatagaaaagaaaatattattaggaACAAGGAAAGGATGAGAACGACGTTTGCTACTtcgttgtttcgttttttcgtcacgtacgataagaaaaaatattacatgcaTTAAAATGGAATTTCTGGTAAACGCGGCATAACCAACGTAAGTTGTTGTacgttatataatatgaaagacGTAACGAGCAAATATTGAAGATTTTCTATTAGTTCTGATATAGCTAATGACATTATGTATTGGAATTTTGGAACaggatatttgaaaaaaatgaaattcaaaatGGCGAAAAGTATTTTTGTAGATAACGAGAACGCGcgctttttcaaaaatgatatttatttgatcatttcgttgattattaattattaagtttaattaaatatatatgtatggtatgtgtgtgtgggtgggtgtatgtatgtataggtatCATATTCGTTgcatttaattatcaatagtCTCAAAGAAACTTTCAAGGGATTATgttattttcatcattttgtgtgaaaaatattaaaaccaTAATTTCATAGATTATTAGATcgtatgataaaaatttagagTAATTGTACGTGTGCAATactgtattattttctctccaATTGTAATACGCAATATCATAGAGAGACACACGGTCCGAGTGAAATGCGAGTAATGACTGTAAGAAAGTTTtataggaaggaagagaagggaaagatgTATTACGTACGCGATAGGGCTTTAGTCAACGTCGAGCTCGATTGCGTGTATGTAtttcaaatgatatatatatatatatatatatatatatatatatatatatatatatatatagactttttcatttttttccttctacttTTAATtaggaatattttattttttattacaatcagaaagtataacatataaaatttgaatacaCATTTATGTCACAGTTTGTAAAACATGTTTtcactatataaaaataatagctACCTTTGTTTTTTTGATACATTTGCTatcatgtttattttttattatgaattacaATTCATAATAATCACTCGAGAGTTAGTTGTGTAGAAAAAGTGTGAAAAATGAGtgataatttctaaatatatataacaaaataacaacaaaatttaGTATTGGATGATAAGAAGACATTATatcatattgtattttttaatcagtCTTTTTATTTAGTTGTTGGAAAGATATATGTTATaagttgatatatttttaaatactattCTCTACCAATGATCTGCACCTTTGCATAAGCACCTTTACAACCGCTCTTAGATATCAATAGACTTTGTTTCACTTGctgtattttatctttattaagtTTTAGATCACTATCTTTCATTGCTTgcattatacatttttctaaaacTTCTTCGCTTAAAGGCTTATATCCAAATATGTATGCATTATTGTCTGTTTTAGAAAATGCAGCTGtaatctctttaatttttgtatccAATTCAATCGTACGATCTAAATTACGACTCACTTTCTCCATGTTAATTACTGCTAATATAGTGATACaagtcttttttaatttaaatatgttaGTTGAAAGATTTACAACGTCTAAAATATCATTCTCTCTTAAATTTTCGAGAACAATCAAATTACAACGATATGATGAAATCGCATTTATATCAGCCTTATTTAAAGGTGGagtatattgtaaaattttattttgatttggaaaatttcttcttataatGTCGATAGTATAAGATTTTCCAACTCCAGTACTTCCTACAAGTATTGCGAGCCTTGTACAGGCCTTGTATGTTTcaagaaattcaattaaagATGGTATAACTTTATTTTGACCATAAACTTTTTGTTGTAACTCAATACTAGCATTgaagaaatgtaatttatGATCGCAAGTATATGTTACATCTTCCTCTTGGTTTAAGAAAGCAGCTatcaaaaatacaaatattggtattaatataaaaaatgcaaCTTTATAGCAATAGTGCACAGAATTCTTATCTTTTGTCATGATTGATGATACGAGagaacgatattttttctttatttcttcgtatGATTCTTTCTCAGAGATactgtttgatttttttacttcttcagTTTTATCTTCTGGTGATTTTACTTCTACAGGACTAATCAAATTAAcagtatcaatatttttattatcatgatCCGACAAATCAATTTTGTCTATTTCCATGCTTTCTACTTCATCCCATTGAAGTTTTTTTGTATTAGGTAAATCATTAACAggtttatataaattccaatCGATGTTTTCCGGATTATTCGTATGAGGAACAGTAGTTTCCCAGGTTCTTCTACATTCAGTATTATCTGTGTATAAACtttctgatatttttaattgtctataaataaaagatatacgcATATGAACATCGTTTGAACAATAATCTTTAACAAACAAAATCTGATTCTTTACCTGATATTACTAGCTTTATCAACTATGTGCTCACAACTGTATTGCCTCATTAAATTAGAAGAATCTGGAGTTTGTAAACATTGTTCAATGAGTATTCTACTAGCTGTAGAATGCAGGTCAGAAAAACTGACTGCTCTGGTCAATTTATGTTCAGGTTCGTCATCTAAAAGTTTTAAAGCTGCAAAGTGCTTTTCCATTACATCaagtaaaatttcaaaagtttcctaaaaaaataaatcatatatcttAACCTTCAAATCGTTTACTAGCATTTGATTTAATCCTTACTTCACTCATTTGCATCTTCAAAAACATGACATATTTACATTCGAGGGATATTTAATAAccttcttttaccttttcctttttctttctttgcaacTACGGCGCactgttttataaaaaaaaaaaagaaatagtaaattTGTGACACAATAaaacaggaagaaagaaataatatcaacgGACGTTGATGAACATTAATCACAAAAAAGATAGCGACGAGAGTTTAAAAATCACGCATGCGCAAttctgttcgttcgttccgcGCATTCTGATTGTCCGATTCCGATTGTTTCCCACGTTCGTGAGTCAGACCAGTCTTTGCTCGCGTATTGCTGAGCGCGTGTATAAGATTGTTCAGTGTTAGGTAACGAATCCTACGTGATGTGACATTTCTATGATCACAAACAACTCAAAAATGTATTCGCAAAGCTTTTTCGCTTCGTGCTTTTGGACTTTGTTAACAATCACAGTGGTTACAGCTAGAATTCATAAACTTGAAATACGGGTTAGTATCGCGCAAAGGATATCTCGCGTTTAAtggctcttttttctttctttctctttttaattattatctgtctctttttctatttcatttattctttcttcttttgatttacacataattttgtttcaattACGATGTAGTACTGTAATGATCGTGCAATATTACAGATGGATAGGCGTGTTACatcgatatctttctttcatatatatgtgaacatatatcttatattcgTATGCGTATAATACGTGGTGTACAGTAGCgtgtccatatatatatatatatatgtaatatccgtacgtacgtatatttcaTGAATTCAATTACGCAATCAACAATCGGAAAAATTTTACGAGATATATGTAAAGGatattttgaatgaaataaatcgattcttatatacattatataaagtttaatatctatgaagtgtgtgtgtgtgtgtgtgtgtactgtCAGTACCCGGTTATGTGGAACCATCATTAGTTCGGTGATCATCGATATCACatgttttgtttcatttctttttgcagAAAGACACAAGGAGATATATATCGCTCAGTACGTTTGGTTTTTACAAAGATGGTATTCTTAATGTCAGTCTTACGAATTTCAAAGCAGATCCTTTAGACAAAAATGCAGTGGTAAGTTATACAGTGCCATTACTTTGTAGAGGCACAGCCACCTGTTTGTTTTGTCCTTTGGACTTAATTTGCAAACAAATTATAATCAGAAatgtaaatttacattttgtcAATTACACTATGtagcatatataatattgaatgaataattaaatcattcaagatttagaaaattaaatagagtattttatatatatatatataagattaaaaattatattctcttttcatatttGGTTTATCAAATTTGTCTTGAAATCTCTTAAATATAAtcggtatatatattctgtgatatatctatacattgATGTTTAAGCCAAACTTTCTTTATTCGAACTTCAGTTTGGATTTAGTCTGGACCGGACGCTTAGCGACGCAGTAAATCCTTATTTAGATAGTCATCAAGAAAGATGTGTGCTTCAAAATATATCCAATCCTAAAACAgagttaaagaagaagaatgatagTACTGTTATATACTTTACAATGGACTTTACAAATTTATCGTAAGTAATGGTTTTATCTAAAgatttatatctaaaatatctATTGGAGAgtatgtctttttattttttagattgaAGATAAATTGCAGTCACAATATACATAcagttcatatatataaagactCTAGTTTGATACCAGATTTtaggatgaaaagaaattctatgcCAACAAAATTTAGTGATACAGCGCTTTTTCCAAGACGGAAACGTAACATATCTATTCATGGtaactaatttattttgttgaaatatttagTCGAATGTTAAGttttaaatttttgtattatatgatGCACACATACAGCGATTAATACCTATACTTGTTTCAAAGTCGTGATAAATATAGATCTctttaaatatacaatttatttttgtcaagTCTAATCGCTAATCTTAGAGTTACAGTTTAAGTACATCTGTTACCAACAGGTGGAAAGTGGTAATTTGGCTCGTTCTTCATAACCGTGATGTCCATCTTATTTCAGacattgattattaatattctataaattacGTACAGAATATTCAATCGTGCCAATTTTCAAGGAAACATTACTTTGAATATTCCAAATAATGTTAGAGAAATTCAcctatatattcataatttaaaatatttttaatatagatatcACATAAAGATGATATTGTTGGGATCGTATTTAAATACTTTCatagagaatttttattgtaattaaaattacgatAGATATGCACACATACAATGAGATATTAAAGTTCTCTAAATtggttttaatattatattacttacaTTATTTGTCATTTTTCCATTAGCAATAATTGACAATACattgaattaatttgtaattttggGCAGCTAGccaaattcgaaaagaaaatttttataacataagTAAATTagcttattataaaatatcttataaatgtattagaatttatgtctctctctttctctctcttgcatattctatatttctaattaggatactttctttttctgtttattattacatcAATGTACATCTTATGCATAAGAATTTCTGAATCAAAATGATTGATGAATACGTATACGTGAACTTAAAGCAATGTCAGTGATTGAACATTTCCGTGATGGCAGTTGCTATAATTACATCTTGTCCTCAATCTTATAAATAACACAAAAGTTAGATATTTTTGAGAGTTTGATTAGGTaactattttctttgattcatgttataaatttttctcttacgtccatcaagaataaaatttacgtgatcatttaaatcgttttttgATCTGAAAATCGCTTttgatctatttttatataaaataatgaatcacACATTTTTGTCTTCAGTTCAATTTTTGTTATCATGTAATACCTAAGAAACGAtcttatatgaaaattttattgcagAAAATGAAAAACCCATCAAAAAAGACGAGATTGATCTCAAATTAGACTCGTATAGTTGTGCTCATTTAGCACAGGCACCCTTACCGATGACCATGGAAATTATAAAGggtaaaatgtattataacaCGAGCTTTGCCATGTACATAGCtaataaagaagaggaaggtcTTTAcaatctttattttcataattgtcCTAATTATAAGGACGATACTCAAGTTGCTGTAGATTTTACGGTAAGGCATCATGTACAATAACAGATTTTTtctaagtaataaaataatacacacacacatatatgtataatatttctttttttacagataCAAATAGCTGAAATCAATCATGGAAATTTTCTTAGTGCTGGAGAAATGCCTTTACCagctttatattttatgatggcttttttattccttttttctggCTGCTTCTGGGTCTTCATACTTAAGAAGAGCAAGTAAGGTTTCCATTTATAAACTGTGAAGCCTATTgaaacatatttaatttttttaaacttattttattataattttttttttatacaggCACCCTGtctttaaaattcattatttaatggCAGTACTGGTATTTCTGAAGTCTTTATCTTTACTATTCCACGGCAtcaattatcattttattcaaACGAAGGGTGAACACGTAGCAGCGTGGgcgatattgtattatattacacaTCTGTTAAAAGGTGCTGTACTGTTCATTACTATTGTCCTTGTTGGGACAGGATGGACATTCATTAAACATATTTTGGCAGATAAGGACAAAAAGCTTTTCATGATCGTCATTCCATTACaggtaataagaaaaacaatttatactAGAATcaactttaataaataatttctatggaaaatatcgaattaactCAATGTAatctgttattttattatttaggtATTAGCAAATGTTgcggaaataataatagaggAAGGCGAAGAAGGCGATATAGAGAATCAAACATGGCGGGACGTTTTTATTCTCGTGGATTTGCTTTGTTGCGGTGCTATTTCATTCCCGATAGTTTGGAGTATCAGACATTTACAAGAAGCTGCTCATACGGATGGCAAAGCGGCTGTTAATTTACGAAAACTCAAActttttcgacatttttatatcatgaTACTcggttatatatattttaccagATTTATAGCGTACTTACTGAAGGTACGTAACATATGACCATTTTAAATGTGTTGTTATAATAGTAAGggaatctatttatttatcagtgCCAgcataaaatcatatatattttgatgaatataactgtttctttttttgataaacataactgtttctttcttcctctttcgataGAGTACGGTACCGTTCCAATACGAATGGTTAGATGAAATGTCTCGTGAAATGGCAACTtacgttttcttcgttttaacgGGTTATAAATTTCGACCAGCCTCCGCGAATCCTTATTTCACATTAACAACTGATGAAGTAGATCAAgctgacgatgacgatgaaatGGATATTGtgtaagtattattttactataatGTTATGAGATAatatcacaaattttttttttttaattttttttttctctgtgatTTTATAAGTTCAATGATTgcctttaaatattttcttagatTAACTTATCCTATTCTAACGTCACGAACTTAGCCTCTTTTCTAGCGTTAGCGGTGGTAGCGGACTTACCGAGAATCTCAGTAAAGTTAGCAAAGTCTCCAAAGTGGTAAGGCCAACGACCTCGGAAATTCCATCTACTCAAGAGGAAAGGGATagtctttttaataaaaaagatgccACTCATGAGTATGATTGAACACATGAACTATACCTAATAGATCGATTTTGGGTATGCTCCGTGTGTATAACGTATGtgtattttgtaaaatctCAATATGCTTTTTTGCGAGTAAGATGAACTTTGCGCACTttgcgaaaaagagaaagagagagagagagagagagagagagagagagagagagagagagagagagagagagagagagagagagagagagtatgagaaagaataatattgaaagaaagagtttaCAATGTAAAGCACGAGATAGTTGTAAAATAGTTAACTCGGAACTTTCTGTATATTTCCTATACTACAAGGTGATTCACGCAACTGTAACaagctatatattttttcttttttggttgaAGTTAGAAAAAGATGTCGGAGGGAAAAGATGTATGATTTAAAATGGATTACATATtcataatcatatttttttgcaaGTGCATGTGCATTTTGTAATtgcattattatcttttagatAGGAAGCTTTTAGATATTTTGcttctattttattgttacatacactatattattattcgtaattattCACGTTATTCACGTAATCGTTCATTCTACGTAAGAAAGTATTAGGGTAAGATGATcaagaaatgattaattaaaatgataaatgattaattttgaaaaacaaaGTCTTTATTAAAGATGTTTAAATGCTTTTTCAttacgttataaatatttcgtaaaacgctttttaatttgatttcatAACTGAATTGAGTTGATTTttggtaattattattaccaaaatttatgtattctgttattttttatttttatttatttttaagaattttattttttattcgttttattacttgaaaaatgtgatatttcatatattataagttGTACATCTGTGCTAGGTTTCATACTctctattataataaattatcattgatTGATAAAACTTTTCCGAATACATATCTGCTTCTtttatgaaaacaaataatgaaaaaaaaatgtaagaagcgttttctttctttttttcttcaatttagctcgtgaattaataattctttgatcatgttattctaataattttttaggtAGAATGACgaggatacaaaaaaaaggaaaatttagaTTTACAAAAATGCGTTTGTACGCGCGAAAAAATGCGATCGTGAATATAGCAATTTATCTTGAATTAATCATCGTTTTCctctaacatttttttctaatttcaagcaaaaaaaaagaaagatatagttTGTTATATAGTTGCGTGAATTATCCTGTATAAATATACGACCGTTTCATATTCcttagagaataaaataataaaagcgaTATATCGCGCGCCGCAGTGGTAGTTAAAAAGCAATCGTACaactttgtattattattattattattattattattattatattattaatattattcttattattactattattaatattatcattatcatcgtcatcatcatcttgTACTTAATGACAAAAAATTCAATCATGGCAAAGTACGACTGCGGCATGCATTTCGTACAGAGATCGTAACTTAATAAGTATGTATGAcgtactttatattttatacgtcgAAATATTCTCGTTTTGATCATGTAGTACATCCTCCCTTCCCTTTTACTTCCTCGCTTTTTATGAGATTCTACATGTTATTATTCGGCATTTGTTACGTTCCTGCAGTGTTTTAAAAGTGTTTAAGAATGTTACAAACAAATCTGTTAAAGGACTTCACACACAGATAATTCATGATACGACACTACGTTCATTAAGTGctgatgatattattttttttcactttttctttttttttaagaattctgtaaataagaaaggaaaagggaattATAGTTCGTCCTAATCTTCGAGTTCCATTGAAAAATCAGCGTTGACATCGTTCCATCAACGCGTTTGTCTTTTTGCCATTTCCGAAGTCTCACATTTTGATGGAATAATTTTGTGGAATTTTTCTAAGCATTTAGACGACTATCtctattcttatctttttacgACACgcttaagaattttttaaaatattgtcGTCCAGAACTCTTAAGTATGTTGTGATAGGCGATCCACGCCcgtatctatatacatgaTTTATCTGTCACAAtctaatttcttctctttttttttgttattcgcACATTATAATCTTTCTAATGTGAACAATATAATTGTTATCTATATCAAGAGATAATTGGAAAGTCGAAACATCAAAGATGTTTTCTGTCGACAAATTTACTATAATACGTTATtgcgaataatattattattaaactattattatttatgcaaTATGTGTATCAATATTAGTTTTgacatttgttataaataatacactaTGTTAACGTGTAATAAGCAGAAAACGacggaaaaaatattgaaaaaaataaagcggatatttttatgaaattgtaACAGCCATATCCTATATCTAATAAACATCCTATAATTCGAATTACAATGGATTAGAACGATCTGAAGAGTGATGAATGCATCCGagtttattcaaataaatggCAATATTtcacagacagacagatagaaagagagagagaaagagataattgTGCATTTAAGTATCATCGAATTACGTGATCGGTATTTCTCATTGGTCGAACAAATATACCAAACCAGATTCTCGTCGTCCTAaacaataatagaatatataaatacatacacaatcGCACAACCTTCACTGATATTATCCTATGAGATGACACGTGAGAAATTATTGCGTTTCTCTATTGTAAAGCTCGGTTTTCTGGTGACGGAGAAAGGATTAAAAGCGCAACGATAACGTAACTTTAGAGAAGAGATATGCAACGACATGCTGTTGTCGGTAGCTTGCTCGCATTTTATGCTTACAATAAAGCCTGCATTTTTATGCCacagttcgttcgttcgttcgttccaagCCGCGCGTGAGTAaagttaaaagtaaaaatgttGCAGCGATCTCGCTtagttcattttattttatttgttgtattttttattttttacgattaaccgctttaaaagaatattttgtattagcagagaatattttttcttttttctttttgtttttgtttttttttttaaatttcaatgtttcgcctaatttgttaataaaaataacaaattttaattatattcgttcTTTACATTTCGGTAATATTTGCTTTTAACTGGCTGATACTATATCGACTTTTATCACTTCCGTAGCATTATCGTTGATATTACtacttattatatacttatatcttTTACCCATATCAATGGTACTTACTACTTGACAATGATCGTTGTCTAATACACCAtgtttttcgaataatttataaaatattcaaaattacggtgtaaaaaagaattgtctTTTCTGAATCTTAATTGGTCCATcattatatagaattaatttattaatgtatacACTCatgtattcgtattcgtattttatatacgattattatcgatgacATGATTATGACATgatatctttcgttttatatatttatggtaATATAACTGATGTCGTAGAACTTGTCGACATatcgagaaagatattttcttcaatttctctctttttttttgtatttctcctcgtagtatacatacatatgtatgtcttACTAATGATGAAAGAGCTTTATCCATTTAAGGGAAAGACGCATGTGGAGtcttaatgaaatatatctaaCTGCATCGATAAAAGGACAACCCGATGGTAGTGACTCatgaatagagaaagaaagagagagagagagagaaagttccaCGAGGAAAGAACGATAGAAATCTCTTTCCCTACATTCTTTCATCTCCCTTCCACCAATGCATCTAAAACGAGCCTTTACTTTCATGGGATAGAACCCCATGTCAAACGAGGGCTCTTAATTTCTACTCCCTGCGGATCAGCCGTTCGATCTTTTCGACTTCGTTTCGTAAAAGCTCTTCTAATCTAGCCCTCAAGATGTAGAGGGAAAAATATTGTGaacgaagtagaaaaaaaagcaatattatcttattatcaagaaacaaaaagggaaCATTGAAATTATGACGTTAATATATCTTGCAagttatttcgtttttctaacTTAGTAgcaacgatttcttttttctttctttttttctttttttatcagttCAAATACGTTTCTTGTGACATACGTATTAGGCACGTCTTTTAGGGGTGAACTTTTACAAGGGTTTTGTCTGGGTTGAGTCATAAATCTCAATCTTTCATGGTCGAAGTAATGGTTCGTCTAACCGTCCAGGTAACGTAGACAAGCGTTGCTCCTTCGTGATCCCACAAAAATTAGATCGGCTCGATGCGATAGCGCTGTTACGAGAAAGctcggagagaaagagagaaaaagacaatataaattatcgcttatataacaaaaaagtttattattattaaaaagaaatggaaaggagTAGTGAGGCTTAaagaagtaatagaaaaaacaaaacaaataaagacaataaaaaacaaaatgaaataaaaagatttttaattaaaataaaaatcaaatttaattcgaCGTCTAATGATAtagcaaaatataattttaactggatgaatatttatatttcattttgtacaATTTCTCAACAAatgattaatcatttttatttcccgCCTTTCGTTTTTGCGCCATTTCTTCGACTTTTTCCGTCTAATTTCGGTACGCATGCGCGAATTGATGAGACTCAAACGCGGCGAACGTACGAATCCTTGTTTCAGTTATCGTTGCGACGCGATCGAGAGAGGTTTGAGTTGATTGCTTCTTGAAAGGACAAGACCAAATACAGAACGTACGTTTTAtctattcaaatatttttattttttatttttatacgcgaCAAAGAAACAGCTCAAAATCTCAAAatgtagagaaagaagaaaatgtgcgacgtttgaaagaagaaagaaggtgaagaaggatatttttcgaaaatcgtcttttcgtttttcttttcttttcaataacgATGAAGACGTGCTGCGAGgtaagaaaagtttttc from Vespula pensylvanica isolate Volc-1 chromosome 11, ASM1446617v1, whole genome shotgun sequence encodes:
- the LOC122632963 gene encoding uncharacterized protein LOC122632963 isoform X2 — protein: MEKHFAALKLLDDEPEHKLTRAVSFSDLHSTASRILIEQCLQTPDSSNLMRQYSCEHIVDKASNIRQLKISESLYTDNTECRRTWETTVPHTNNPENIDWNLYKPVNDLPNTKKLQWDEVESMEIDKIDLSDHDNKNIDTVNLISPVEVKSPEDKTEEVKKSNSISEKESYEEIKKKYRSLVSSIMTKDKNSVHYCYKVAFFILIPIFVFLIAAFLNQEEDVTYTCDHKLHFFNASIELQQKVYGQNKVIPSLIEFLETYKACTRLAILVGSTGVGKSYTIDIIRRNFPNQNKILQYTPPLNKADINAISSYRCNLIVLENLRENDILDVVNLSTNIFKLKKTCITILAVINMEKVSRNLDRTIELDTKIKEITAAFSKTDNNAYIFGYKPLSEEVLEKCIMQAMKDSDLKLNKDKIQQVKQSLLISKSGCKGAYAKVQIIGRE
- the LOC122632889 gene encoding protein GPR107 isoform X1, which gives rise to MITNNSKMYSQSFFASCFWTLLTITVVTARIHKLEIRKDTRRYISLSTFGFYKDGILNVSLTNFKADPLDKNAVFGFSLDRTLSDAVNPYLDSHQERCVLQNISNPKTELKKKNDSTVIYFTMDFTNLSLKINCSHNIHTVHIYKDSSLIPDFRMKRNSMPTKFSDTALFPRRKRNISIHENEKPIKKDEIDLKLDSYSCAHLAQAPLPMTMEIIKGKMYYNTSFAMYIANKEEEGLYNLYFHNCPNYKDDTQVAVDFTIQIAEINHGNFLSAGEMPLPALYFMMAFLFLFSGCFWVFILKKSKHPVFKIHYLMAVLVFLKSLSLLFHGINYHFIQTKGEHVAAWAILYYITHLLKGAVLFITIVLVGTGWTFIKHILADKDKKLFMIVIPLQVLANVAEIIIEEGEEGDIENQTWRDVFILVDLLCCGAISFPIVWSIRHLQEAAHTDGKAAVNLRKLKLFRHFYIMILGYIYFTRFIAYLLKSTVPFQYEWLDEMSREMATYVFFVLTGYKFRPASANPYFTLTTDEVDQADDDDEMDIVLFSSVSGGSGLTENLSKVSKVSKVVRPTTSEIPSTQEERDSLFNKKDATHEYD
- the LOC122632963 gene encoding uncharacterized protein LOC122632963 isoform X1 — its product is MFLKMQMSEETFEILLDVMEKHFAALKLLDDEPEHKLTRAVSFSDLHSTASRILIEQCLQTPDSSNLMRQYSCEHIVDKASNIRQLKISESLYTDNTECRRTWETTVPHTNNPENIDWNLYKPVNDLPNTKKLQWDEVESMEIDKIDLSDHDNKNIDTVNLISPVEVKSPEDKTEEVKKSNSISEKESYEEIKKKYRSLVSSIMTKDKNSVHYCYKVAFFILIPIFVFLIAAFLNQEEDVTYTCDHKLHFFNASIELQQKVYGQNKVIPSLIEFLETYKACTRLAILVGSTGVGKSYTIDIIRRNFPNQNKILQYTPPLNKADINAISSYRCNLIVLENLRENDILDVVNLSTNIFKLKKTCITILAVINMEKVSRNLDRTIELDTKIKEITAAFSKTDNNAYIFGYKPLSEEVLEKCIMQAMKDSDLKLNKDKIQQVKQSLLISKSGCKGAYAKVQIIGRE
- the LOC122632889 gene encoding protein GPR107 isoform X2, which produces MITNNSKMYSQSFFASCFWTLLTITVVTARIHKLEIRKDTRRYISLSTFGFYKDGILNVSLTNFKADPLDKNAVFGFSLDRTLSDAVNPYLDSHQERCVLQNISNPKTELKKKNDSTVIYFTMDFTNLSLKINCSHNIHTVHIYKDSSLIPDFRMKRNSMPTKFSDTALFPRRKRNISIHENEKPIKKDEIDLKLDSYSCAHLAQAPLPMTMEIIKGKMYYNTSFAMYIANKEEEGLYNLYFHNCPNYKDDTQVAVDFTIQIAEINHGNFLSAGEMPLPALYFMMAFLFLFSGCFWVFILKKSKHPVFKIHYLMAVLVFLKSLSLLFHGINYHFIQTKGEHVAAWAILYYITHLLKGAVLFITIVLVGTGWTFIKHILADKDKKLFMIVIPLQVLANVAEIIIEEGEEGDIENQTWRDVFILVDLLCCGAISFPIVWSIRHLQEAAHTDGKAAVNLRKLKLFRHFYIMILGYIYFTRFIAYLLKSTVPFQYEWLDEMSREMATYVFFVLTGYKFRPASANPYFTLTTDEVDQADDDDEMDIVVSGGSGLTENLSKVSKVSKVVRPTTSEIPSTQEERDSLFNKKDATHEYD